In Prionailurus viverrinus isolate Anna chromosome F2, UM_Priviv_1.0, whole genome shotgun sequence, the sequence AGTCTGTTTAGTCTCTAGTATTGTTTTACTAACACTTGATGTTTTATAggatttaaatacttatttttaagctAACTTAGCGTTTTATAATTTAGTAGTACCCAGTTTAATTGGGCATGGTATTTGGTATCAGACTTTTGAAGGTTTTAATCCTACTTACTGTTGTGACTCTGGGTAAGATTCTCAACctttttaaacctcagtttcATATGTATAAAATGGGTGAAATAATACCTGCTTTGTAGAGCTATTGTAAGTATTAAGTAATGTACTGTTGCCAAAaccctaacacagtgcctggagAACTAGCGGGTCAGCCAATGATAGTATGTTTACTGTGTTCAGTCCTGCGTAGTGTGCCTCTTACAAATTCAACCCAAGACCAGtagcttgttttttgttgtttgaaagTTGATTAAGTTGCAAATGGTCAAACATTTTCATGCTTACATAAGATTGTATTCTTGAGTAAATATTATGATTGTGAATTTCACAGAATCATGAAACTTAGATTTTATGGTATCTTGGAGGTTATCTGTTTTAACTCCGTACTTAAGATACATGTTCTCTTTGTGATAGCCTTATAGTTGTCATCTAGCTGCTATAGATCAAAAGCAAAGGGCAGAGTTTTTGCTTGGCAGTAgcataacaaaatatttattgggatTGCCTCTACTTAGTAATTGATACATCTTGGAGTAGCctatttaattttggaaaacataGGCCCCAACTCCTTCCTGTCTGTATCTAATCTTACTCATCCCCAGCTggaccaaaacaaaaaattaaactcccttttctcaaacattttgttacttttctccTAAAACAATGCATAGCTAAAATGCATACCTTTTTAACTATATCCTCAAAAAATTTAGTATCTTTTGTAGTCAGCTGCTTAAATACTTGGCAGAGAAAACACCCTAGAAGTAAttcccaaagtttttttttattgctttgttatattaatagtattaataagattctggaactgaaaacacttaaaagtttatataagaaaatgaaacttgaacttttttttcttttttttttttttagacaaagGCACCAAGGAATAAAAAGAATGGTGTTTGTCTTTGGGAGAGATACAACTCTCTTTtagaaaaacataacaaaaatttataaatatttattattggaGTATCGTAGGAcaaatctcttatttttaattgagaaaaaaaggggagtattttatttaattcagcaGACTTGAATGGAAGAAGCTCTTTGGTATGCTGGAAAGAGCCCCAAGTAGAACTCAGGAGAACTGGGTTccaaaaataggaaatttgagaGCCAGAATGAGTTCTagttcaatttcttcatttttcaaaattgtcagTGGCATACTGAAAGTTTGATACCAACCCAGGACTGGTACCCAGCTCTTAAGATTCCTCTTCAGAGTTGATTTTGCTGCATGACTTCAATGACAGGACTCTAGTTTTACTGACAATATATTTATGAAGTTAAGTGCTGTTTTCATCTTACATATATGCTTTTATTAGGTTTAATTGTTGCCATTCTGTCTCCAGCACTTGGGCTGTAGAAACCACAGTGCCTAGTGCCACTGGGAAACTATTAGTGGCTGGGAAAAGAATCCAGTGAATTTCCCACCTTGTGCCCTGGAAAGGAAACATAGTTACTGTGTAACATTAAAGTGGAGCTTGAGGACAAAAGTGAAATGCTTGGATTAGATTTTAGAAGCTTAAACGGTTTAGTATAAAATTCCACTCTTCCAGTAACTAGTACATAACATCATTAACTCCAGCTCCCATCTGCTCCAACTTTTATTCTGATTTAGGTGCCTGGATAGAAGGAGCGCTCTGTGTTGTCCTTGGTCCCACTCTGCTTCTAAACCAGCTGTATGGCCTTTGGAAATCTTTCTGCGTGCTGTTTCCTCAGAGGAAAATGAGGGGTTTTGGATTAGATGATATCCAAGGTGCTtatcctccctctcccctctgaaaatgttttttagaCTTTCATAAAGTAACAGTGCCATCttgtgttttaagatttttatgcCGCTGTGATGCACAGTTGTAGGTATGCAGTGAAATAAATTTGTTCATGTTATTTCTGGCATGGTTGGATTTGGGTGGAATAAACTTAAACAGGTGTATATTTCATTAGGAAGATAATACTGCTTTTGATTCAGGTAACTTACAAATCACTTTAGGTTCTAGTATGGCACCTACCAGGCAAGTAGTTCAAATGTGTGACAGTAGGTTACATTGAAATTTGcctttccattaatttttctgcCCCAAGGAGGAATGAGAGCTAGGGACATGACAGTCTTtaccttttcttactttttcttgatttttattctcttaaattGAAAAGCAGTCATGACCAGCATATAAATGAAGCATATTCATGGTAGAGaattagatgcagaaaagcatgcatatgtgcacacacacaaaacaaaacttattttgtaaacaaaaatgagactcttaaatacagagaacaaactgatggttgctagaggggaggtagatggggAATGGGCATGGGGGGCaaacaaattattttgtaattgtaCCATCCAGAGAAAAGCACTAtgaatattttgtgtatatttttctaatttttaactaTGTATGTGtagatttaatatatattagcTATATACATATCTTTTCTTAGCTCTTGACATGTTTCTGTGGTACCCTAGCTATATGAACTGTGTTCAGCTATGAAACAGTGCTTTCTGGCTTTGATCCTTGCTAGTCCAACtgtcaggatttctttctttccccccagcCTTCCCACTCTACTTCTCATCCATCCTTCATGTCATAGATCTCATGCCCCACCCATACCTAATCCTTGCATATGTTGCCATGGGAAGAACTCTTCTGACATTTGAATAAggaaagcaagttgcagaatataaTGTGATACCATTTTTGTTAAAGTATTTTTTCTATACTTTGAGTACATCAATATTTGTTAAAgcgcttaggaaaaaaaatctagaaagataCACACCTGACTTCTACAGCAGGCACTGAAATTGGCATTGGTCATTAGAGGAACTTTTGTCTATCatgatactttaattttttataagaatgTTTTTATCTGTTGTTtcagttaagtgtgtgtgtgtgtgtgtgtgtgtgtgtgtgtgtgtgtacgtacacatgcactgtttttttctttaggcTAGATAAATAGAATTCCCCTACCCTTCTAAAGTCTTTGGCATATTAATACTGCACAGGTGATTTAGCATGCTAATGCCTCAGTAGTGGAGTGATAAGTTAAAAAGCTTGGATTAGCTTGGCATAAATATGATAATGATGTTGCTTTGAGGCTTAGCACAACACAGTATTAAGGCAGTACTTTGAAATCAGTAACTAAAGCTTTTAGaaacgcattaaaaaaaaatttttttttaatgttcatttatttttgaaagagagagacagagacagagacagagacagagtgcaactgggggaggggcagagagagagagggagacacagaatcctaaacaggcttcaggctctgagctgtcagcacagagcccgatgcggagcttgaactcatgaaccgtgagatcatgacctgagccaaagtcagatgcttaaccgactgagccacccaggcacccctcatgtagtttttaagtagactttaaagaaaaatttgaaggtttttttttttttttgtcctggtaTAGAGCTCGGTGCTGGGTACATGCAGATGAGAAAGATAGTTGCCCTTAAAGGAGTTCCCAGTATAGAAAATTCTACAAGTGATGAGATCATCAATATGATAATGCTTGTGGGAGAAGGGACAAAAATGGCAAAAGTCTTGAGGGTCTTACATTTCTATCcccttaataaatgtaaaatagtcCTCATTATTGTGAATTAACTTTCCTATATTCTCCTCCTAGGACAAAAAAGCTGCATTGGAAAAGGAGCGGGAAGAAAGGATAGCTGAAGCTGAAATTGAGAACTTATCTGGAGCCAGACACTTAGAAAGTGAAAAACTTGCTCAAATATTGGCAGCAAGACAGTTGGAAATTAAACAGATTCCATCTGATGGCCACTGTATGTATAGAGCCATTGAAGATCAACTCAAAGAACAGAAATGCCCTTTGACTGTGTCTGCCTTGAGAAGTCAAACTGCTGAATATATAAAAGGCCATGTGGAAGACTTTCTGCCATTTTTAACAAACCCTAATACGGGAGATATGTATACTCtaggtaatttatttttctttactatgTCTTGTTGCTGCTGTTAAATAAAGTGATTCCTGGCattgagaagaagaaaaacc encodes:
- the OTUD6B gene encoding deubiquitinase OTUD6B isoform X2 — encoded protein: MISKDKKAALEKEREERIAEAEIENLSGARHLESEKLAQILAARQLEIKQIPSDGHCMYRAIEDQLKEQKCPLTVSALRSQTAEYIKGHVEDFLPFLTNPNTGDMYTLEEFRKYCDDIVNTAAWGGQLELRALSHILQTPIEIIQADSPPIVVGEEYQKNPLILVYMRHAYGLGEHYNSVTQLVNTATENCS